In Lycium ferocissimum isolate CSIRO_LF1 chromosome 3, AGI_CSIRO_Lferr_CH_V1, whole genome shotgun sequence, the genomic window ATAAAGTTAGctaataaaacaaagtagagaagtatatttgacccttttccatttAAAAATTGTTGATAGGTGTATAAGTTGGCTCTACCCGCTAATTTCAAATTCTTGATTAGCCTCCAAAAAAGTGTCACTCAGTTCCAATAATCAGTTGCTGCAACTACCAAGTTTATCCTACAATACATCAATCTCCATTGTAAAAGAAAGGCAATACTCCGTTGTTAAGATTTTAAGCAAGTTAGAAGAGCTGGAAGAAGTAGAAGAAAGACTCGTTTCACTCATTCAAAAATGTCCAAATTTAAGAATCCTCAATCAAATCCATGCCACTATAATAActcattcatttcttccacttccaACAATCTCTTTCATTCTCTCCAAAGTTCTCACTTTTGCAGCACTTTCACCCAATGGCAGCCTCAATTACGCCAAACGCGTCCTTACACAAATCCCAAACCCTGgtatattttcttataattcaCTCATTAGAGGTTTTCTTGAATCACAAGTCCAATCTAACGAACCCCttttcattttcaagaaattgcTGAGGAAAAATTACCCGAAAGCGAATACTTTTACTTTTGCCTTTGTTTTAAAGTCGTGTTCGATTTTGACTGCGTTTAATGAGGGACAACAAGTGCATAAACATGTTGTGCAATCTGGATTTGGAGCGAGCCCATTTGTTCAGACTTCGTTGTTGAATTTATACGCGAAATGTGAGGAAATTGGGTTTGCAGAGAAGGTGTTCGATGAAATTCCTGAGAGAAATGTGGTTGCCTGGAGCGCCATGATTAGTGGGTATTCGAGATTAGGGATGGTTAATGAGTGTTTTAGTTTGTTTAGGGAAATGCAGAAGACGGGTGTTTTGCCCGATAAGGTGACGATGGTGAGTGTGATTTCGGCGTGTGCTATGTCTGGGGCATTAGATTTGGGGAGGTGGGTGCACGCGTATATTGATAAGAGATCGATTGAGAATGATCTTGAGGTTAGTACTGCGCTTGTTAATATGTATGCAAAGTGTGGGTTCATTGAGAAGGCGATAGAAGTATTCGAAGCGATGCCTGTTAAAGATGCAAAGGCTTGGAGCTCAATGATAGTTGGCTTGGCAGTAAATGGGCTCGCTGAATATGCACTTGTGACCTTTTCCAGGATGAACAAAGCTGAGGTAATGCAATTATTTTGAATAATGCTGTAAGATGCAATTTTATTAAACAATATTGTATAAAAGCTACCATCTTGATACACAGAGAGCATTAAGGGGTcgttttggttgttggttaggaaggaaattattcatgtattaaaactaGCATAGTTAATAACATGTTTATTAGCTTTTTAGTTGCTTTGTAGAAAATTCAGCACACCAAAATACGATGTTTTGTTATTAGTTTTCAAtcccgcataactaatacatatataagttatgagggaatctatgcattattttatgcagggtaAAAGATGGAATacctaatacatgaataactaaatcctgcataactctaaccagcaaccaaacgaccgcTAAAAGAGTGCATGAATTTGTTCTTATTTGGCTTGGTGTTGAATGTTTGTGTAAAAATCAGATGAATTGAATTGTAGTATCATAATTTTTACTATAATCTATCATTGCATGGTGAAACTTCAATGTAATGACTGTTAGCAGCTTCTCTATAATATTTTCTTACAATTTTCTTTCAGGTGGAACCTAACCATGTGACACTAGTTGGGGTGTTTATGGCATGTGCTCATAGTGGACTAGTTTCTGAAGGGAAAAGGTATTGGGCAAGCATGATTGATTCCGGGATTGAGCCATCTTTAGAGCACTATGGCTGCATGGTAGATCTATTGTGCCGTTCAAACTTAATTGATGAAGCTTATTCATTTGTCGAAGCCATGCCACTTGCCCTGTGTCCAGCAATATTGCGTACATTACTTGTTGGGTGCAAAAAGAACAAGATCTTGGACAAAGGCGAAATTCTCGGTCAGCAACTCATTGAATTAGAGCCCTGCAATGCAGAGAACTATATCCTACTCTCTAGTCTGTATGCATCAGTATCAGACTGGGAGAATATGCGGCACGTGAGGAAACAGATGAAAGACAAAGGTATTAAGGCTCTGCCAGGATGCAGTTCCATTGAAGTCGACGGTTTTGTGCACGAGTTTGTGATGGGTGATTGGTCACATCCTGAAGCAGAGGAGATCAAGGAGGTCCTCAGAGATATATCTCAAAGGGTACATTTGGAAGGTCATGAACCTTGGATTGCTACTATACTGCACAATGTGAGTGATGAAGAGAAGGAGATTGCACTTTGTGAGCATAGCGAAAGGTTAGCTATTGCTTTTGGCCTTTTGAAGACAAAAGCACCAACAGTGATTA contains:
- the LOC132049244 gene encoding putative pentatricopeptide repeat-containing protein At5g40405 isoform X1, with product MISGYSRLGMVNECFSLFREMQKTGVLPDKVTMVSVISACAMSGALDLGRWVHAYIDKRSIENDLEVSTALVNMYAKCGFIEKAIEVFEAMPVKDAKAWSSMIVGLAVNGLAEYALVTFSRMNKAEVEPNHVTLVGVFMACAHSGLVSEGKRYWASMIDSGIEPSLEHYGCMVDLLCRSNLIDEAYSFVEAMPLALCPAILRTLLVGCKKNKILDKGEILGQQLIELEPCNAENYILLSSLYASVSDWENMRHVRKQMKDKGIKALPGCSSIEVDGFVHEFVMGDWSHPEAEEIKEVLRDISQRVHLEGHEPWIATILHNVSDEEKEIALCEHSERLAIAFGLLKTKAPTVIRIAKNLRVCRDCHEVTKIISRLYNREIIVRDRVRFHRFVNGACSCRDFW
- the LOC132049244 gene encoding putative pentatricopeptide repeat-containing protein At5g40405 isoform X2; this translates as MSGALDLGGGCIADIDKRSIENDLELSTALVNMYAKCGFIEKAIEVFEAMPVKDAKAWSSMIVGLAVNGLAECALVTFSRMNKAEVEPNHVTLVGVFMACAHSGLVSEGKRYWASMIDSGIEPSLEHYGCMVDLLCRSNLIDEAYSFVEAMPLALCPAILRTLLVGCKKNKILDKGEILGQQLIELEPCNAENYILLSSLYASVSDWENMRHVRKQMKDKGIKALPGCSSIEVDGFVHEFVMGDWSHPEAEEIKEVLRDISQRVHLEGHEPWIATILHNVSDEEKEIALCEHSERLAIAFGLLKTKAPTVIRIAKNLRVCRDCHEVTKIISRLYNREIIVRDRVRFHRFVNGACSCRDFW